A stretch of DNA from Cellulomonas fengjieae:
GCCATGGTCAGCGGCGTGCGTCCCCGCGCCGTGATGGTGGCGAGCGCCTGCTCCGGCGGCACACCGCAGAACTCCGAGCCGGTGTCGATGCCGCGCAGGAGGTACGGCCCGGCGGGGACGTCGACGCCGGGGATCGGCCGATAGGTGGGGGCCTCGACGCGGTCGATGACGCTGATCCCGAGCTGTCGGCCGCGGCGCATCGCGGGTACGAGGTCGTTCACGTCGAGCCCCGGGATCACCAGGACGAACGGCACGGCGTCGCCCTCGACCGCCGCCGGCACCGCGGGGGCGTCCGCCGCGCCGGCCAGCGGCGCCAGCCGGTCGCGGAACGCCGTCGCGTCCTCGCCCAGCAGCGCCGGGATGCCGAGGTCGACGTAGGCGGCGATCTGGCGCTCCAGCTCCGCGCGGGGGTCCGCGGTCGGGTCGAACGCGGTGGCCGCCGCCGACGGGGGAGCGGTCGCCGTGGGGAGGTTCGGGTCGATCGCGGTGACGGGGACACCCATGGGTGGATTCTCGCGCACGACCGGCGTCAGAGCAGCGGGTCGCCCTGCCCCAGGACCAGCGGCTCGCCGACCGCGCGCGCGGGCCGGGCGCGTCCCGCGCCTCCCGAGGTGGCCGCCGAGTAGCGGTGGGCGACGAGCAGGCTGGGCGCGCCCGCGTCGGACGCCTCGACGAGGACGGCGCGCTGGCCGACGGAGGCGGGCTCATCGTCGCCCGGGAGGCGGCCCGACCACGCCACCGCGGCACGGGCTGCTCCGGTGCTGCGCACCCAGGCCCGCGCGGCGCGCAGCGCCTGCGTGGGATCGCCGC
This window harbors:
- a CDS encoding DUF5701 family protein, producing the protein MGVPVTAIDPNLPTATAPPSAAATAFDPTADPRAELERQIAAYVDLGIPALLGEDATAFRDRLAPLAGAADAPAVPAAVEGDAVPFVLVIPGLDVNDLVPAMRRGRQLGISVIDRVEAPTYRPIPGVDVPAGPYLLRGIDTGSEFCGVPPEQALATITARGRTPLTMAEGVALVVVRPDMLRPNKCFSLLASRTGGNQRVPAVWISERRPKLGWCWDRNPHSWLGSASATDRLAA